A window of Tripterygium wilfordii isolate XIE 37 chromosome 7, ASM1340144v1, whole genome shotgun sequence contains these coding sequences:
- the LOC120001833 gene encoding coatomer subunit beta-1-like, whose amino-acid sequence MEKSCPLLIHFDKGTPAIANEIKEALEGNDVPAKIDAMKKAIMLLLNGETLPQLFITIVRYVLPSDDHTVQKLLLNYLEIIEKTDSKGRVLPEMILICQNLRNNLQHPNEYIRGVTLRFLCRLNETEIIEPLIPSVLQNLEHRHPYIRRSAILAVMSIYKLPQGEQILVDAPEMIEKVLSTEQDQSAKRNAFLMLFNCAQDRAINYLLTHVDRVAEWGELLQMVVLELIRKVCRTNRGEKGKYIKIIISLLNAPSSAVIYECAGTLVSLSSAPTAIRAAANTYCQLLHSQSDNNVKLIVLDRLNELKSSHREIMVDMIMDVLRELSSPNLDIRRKTLDIVLELITPRNINEVVLTLKKEVVKTQSGELEKNGEYRQMLIQAIHSCAIKFPEVASTVVHILMDFLGDSNVASAVDVAVFVREIIETNSKLRVSIITRLLDTFYQIRAARVCSCALWIIGEHCLSLSEVESGLATIKQCLGELPFFSMSEEGEATDSTKKVQPVNSMAVSSRRPAILADGTYATQSAASESAFSPPTIVQGSLASGNLRSLLLTGDFFLGAVVSCTLTKLLLRLEEVQPSKVEVNKATSQALLIMASMLQLGQSPVLPHPIDNDSYDRIVLCIRLLCNTGDEIRKIWLQSCRQSFVKMLSEKQLRETEELKAKAQVSYAQPDDLIDFYHLKSRKGMSQLELEDEVQDDLKRATGEFVKDGDDANKLNRILQLTGFSDPVYAEAYVTVHHYDIVLDVTVINRTKETLQNLCLELATMGDLKLVERPQNYTLAPESSKQIKANIKVSSTETGVIFGNIVYETSNVHERTVVVLNDIHIDIMDYISPAVCSDAAFRTMWAEFEWENKVAVNTVIQDEKEFLGHIIKSTNMKCLTAPSALDGECGFLAANLYAKSVFGEDALVNVSIEKQVDGKLNGYIRIRSKTQGIALSLGDKITLKQKGSS is encoded by the exons atggagaaatcttgtccaCTACTCATTCACTTTGACAAAGGAACACCAGCTATTGCAAATGAAATCAAGGAAGCTCTTGAAGGCAATGATGTGCCTGCAAAGATTGATGCAATGAAAAAGGCAATTATGTTGTTACTGAATGGTGAAACATTACCTCAGCTTTTCATCACGATAGTTAGGTATGTTTTACCTTCTGATGATCACACTGTCCAAAAGCTTTTGCTCAATTACTTGGAGATCATTGAGAAAACCGACTCCAAGGGGAGAGTCTTACCTGAAATGATCCTGATATGCCAAAATTTGAGGAACAATTTACAACATCCAAATGAATATATTCGTGGGGTGACATTGAGGTTTCTTTGCCGCCTGAATGAGACAGAAATAATTGAACCGTTAATCCCTTCAGTTTTGCAAAACTTGGAGCATCGACATCCTTATATCAGAAGGAGTGCTATATTAGCTGTGATGTCTATATATAAGCTTCCTCAAGGTGAACAGATTTTGGTAGATGCGCCTGAAATGATTGAGAAAGTTCTTTCAACAGAGCAGGATCAATCAGCCAAGAGGAATGCATTTCTCATGCTCTTTAATTGTGCCCAGGATCGAGCTATCAACTACCTCTTGACTCATGTTGACAGGGTAGCTGAATGGGGTGAATTGCTTCAAATGGTTGTGTTGGAGTTAATTCGGAAAGTGTGCAGAACAAATCGGGGAGAGAAGGGGAAGTATATTAAAATCATCATTTCTTTGTTGAATGCCCCATCAAGTGCAGTAATTTACGAATGTGCTGGTACACTTGTCTCTCTTTCATCGGCCCCTACAGCTATAAGAGCTGCTGCTAACACATATTGTCAGCTTCTCCATTCTCAGAGTGATAACAATGTGAAGCTTATTGTGCTTGATCGGCTGAATGAGCTCAAGTCTTCCCATAGAGAGATTATGGTTGATATGATAATGGATGTGCTTAGGGAACTCTCCAGCCCTAATCTTGACATCAGGAGAAAGACACTTGATATTGTTCTTGAGTTGATAACTCCTCGGAACATTAATGAAGTCGTCCTCACGCTAAAGAAGGAAGTGGTTAAGACTCAGAGTGGAGAGCTTGAGAAGAATGGTGAATATCGGCAGATGTTGATTCAAGCGATTCATTCCTGTGCAATTAAGTTCCCTGAAGTTGCAAGCACAGTTGTTCATATTTTGATGGATTTCTTGGGAGATAGCAATGTCGCTTCAGCTGTTGATGTGGCCGTTTTTGTCCGAGAGATTATTGAAACCAACTCTAAATTGAGGGTTTCCATAATAACAAGGTTGCTGGACACTTTCTACCAAATTCGAGCTGCCCGGGTTTGCTCTTGTGCTCTTTGGATAATCGGAGAGCATTGCTTGTCCCTTTCAGAAGTTGAAAGTGGCCTAGCAACTATTAAGCAGTGTCTTGGGGAGTTACCCTTTTTCTCCATGTCAGAAGAAGGGGAAGCTACTGATTCTACAAAAAAGGTTCAGCCTGTGAATTCCATGGCTGTTTCTTCTAGAAGGCCAGCTATTCTTGCTGATGGGACTTATGCTACACAAAGTGCTGCCTCTGAAAGTGCTTTCTCCCCTCCTACTATTGTTCAGGGGTCCTTGGCTTCTGGGAATTTGAGATCCCTTCTTCTAACTGGCGATTTTTTCCTGGGGGCAGTTGTGTCGTGCACTTTGACAAAACTTTTACTGAGATTGGAAGAGGTGCAGCCTTCAAAAGTTGAAGTAAATAAAGCAACCTCTCAGGCACTGCTGATCATGGCCTCCATGCTGCAATTAGGTCAATCTCCAGTTCTTCCGCACCCTATTGATAATGACTCCTATGATAGGATTGTCCTGTGCATCCGACTTCTATGCAACACCGGCGATGAGATTAGGAAAATATGGTTGCAGTCTTGCCGCCAGAGTTTTGTAAAGATGCTATCAGAAAAGCAGTTACGTGAAACTGAGGAATTAAAGGCGAAGGCTCAAGTTTCTTATGCTCAACCGGACGACCTTATTGATTTCTACCATTTAAAGAGCAGGAAG GGTATGAGTCAGCTGGAGTTGGAAGATGAGGTTCAAGATGATTTAAAGCGTGCGACTGGAGAGTTTGTCAAGGATGGGGATGATGCAAATAAGCTTAACCGCATCCTGCAGCTCACCGGGTTCAGTGACCCCGTATATGCTGAAGCTTATGTAACAGTGCATCACTATGACATAGTGTTAGATGTCACTGTTATCAATAGAACCAAGGAAACACTCCAGaatttatgtttggaattagcaaCAATGGGAGATCTGAAACTCGTTGAGCGTCCACAGAATTACACCCTTGCTCCCGAATCAAGCAAGCAAATAAAGGCCAACATCAAGGTGTCTTCAACTGAGACTGGAGTCATTTTTGGAAATATTGTCTATGAGACTTCAAATGTGCACGAGCGAACAGTTGTTGTTCTCAATGACATCCATATTGATATTATGGACTATATCTCTCCTGCCGTTTGCAGTGATGCAGCTTTCAGAACCatgtgggcagagtttgagtgGGAAAACAag GTTGCCGTTAACACTGTAATTCAGGATGAGAAAGAATTCCTTGGCCATATTATTAAATCCACAAACATGAAGTGTCTAACAGCACC GTCCGCCCTAGATGGTGAGTGTGGATTCCTTGCAGCTAACCTCTATGCGAAGAGTGTCTTTGGCGAGGATGCCTTGGTAAATGTCAGTATTGAGAAACAGGTGGATGGGAAGTTGAACGGGTATATCAGGATAAGAAGCAAAACCCAGGGTATTGCTTTAAGTCTCGGTGACAAGATAACTCTAAAACAAAAGGGAAGCAGTTGA
- the LOC120001409 gene encoding inorganic pyrophosphatase TTM2-like isoform X1 has product MAQDTSAAESQQKRTGLLKDQVRLVKRRDSDRYEIVTIQDPLSFEKGFFIVIRACQLLTQKNDGIILVGLAGPSGAGKTVFTEKILNFMPSIAVISMDNYNDSSRVVDGNFDDPRLTDYDTLLQNLHDLRTGKEVQVPIYDFKSSSRTGYRTLQVPSSRIVIIEGIYALSEKLRPLLDLRVSVTGGVHFDLVKRVLRDIQRAGQEPEEIIYQISETVYPMYKAFIEPDLETAHIKIRNKFNPFTGFQSPTYILKSARDVKPDQIKAILSEEGTETTEQTYDIYLLPPGEDPESCQSYLRMRNKDGKYSLMFEEWVTDSPFVISPRITFEVSVRLLGGLMALGYTIATILKRSSHVFSDERVCVKIDWLEQLKRQYIQVQGKDRLVVQYIAEQLGLEGSYIPRTYIEQIQLEKLVNEVMALPDDLKTKLSLDEDIVSSPKEALSRASAERASMRNKNLKSGMSHSYSTQRDKNMSKLTEFSSNNRRFGDRTTEAATLANQGVITQLSEQMSSLNDRMDEFTTRIEELSSKLTSKRNSPSQQNMALQAEACNGSGPTSYFITGLGNGSLTGSKMSNSLSSSQLANELPLIEEISGIARGQRQVTHQLDNLSNLIRESMGERHCQVRSNRKSIIHDSEPINVPFLLTLAIGGLGIYLLRGFLNRN; this is encoded by the exons ATGGCTCAAGATACTTCTGCTGCTGAATCACAGCAAAAAAGGACTGGTCTCTTGAAGGATCAAGTCCGGTTGGTCAAGAGAAGGGATTCCGATCGTTATGAGATTGTTACAATCCAAGATCCTTTGTCATTTGAGAAGGGTTTCTTTATTGTTATCCGTGCATGTCAATTGTTAACTCAAAAGAATGATGGAATAATATTGGTGGGTTTAGCGGGTCCTTCTGGAGCTGGAAAGACGGTATTTACAGAAAAGATACTTAACTTTATGCCGAGCATTGCTGTCATATCAATGGACAACTACAATGATTCAAGTCGAGTTGTCGATGGCAACTTTGATG ATCCACGGCTAACAGACTATGACACCCTTCTTCAGAATCTCCATGATTTAAGGACAGGAAAAGAAGTCCAGGTTCCGATCTATGATTTCAAGTCGAGCTCCCGTACTGGCTACAG GACTCTTCAGGTTCCAAGCTCTCGTATAGTAATAATTGAGGGCATCTATGCCTTGAGCGAAAAGTTGCGACCTTTGCTGGACCTTCGAGTATCTGTCACAGGCGGAGTTCATTTTGATCTTGTCAAACGAGTCCTACGGGACATACAACGTGCTGGTCAAGAACCAGAAGAAATAATTTATCAAATATCTGAAACG GTATATCCAATGTACAAGGCCTTCATTGAGCCAGATCTGGAGACAGCTCATATTAAAATTAGAAACAAGTTCAATCCATTCACTGGATTCCAGAGCCCAACTTACATCTTAAAG TCAGCAAGAGATGTAAAACCTGATCAAATCAAGGCTATTTTGTCTGAAGAAGGTACAGAAACAACAGAACAGACTTATGACATATATCTTTTGCCACCTGGTGAAGATCCAGAATCTTGTCAATCATATCTAAGGATGCGAAATAAAGATGGAAAATACAGTCTCATGTTTGAG GAATGGGTAACAGATAGTCCATTTGTCATATCACCAAGGATCACATTTGAAGTAAGTGTGCGTCTACTTGGTGGGCTAATGGCATTAGGATATACAATAGCAACGATCCTGAAAAGGAGCTCTCATGTATTCTCTGATGAAAGGGTGTGTGTGAAAATTGATTGGCTTGAGCAACTAAAGCGTCAGTATATTCAG GTGCAAGGGAAAGATCGTTTAGTTGTACAATATATTGCGGAGCAGCTAGGTTTGGAGGGCTCATACATTCCCCGTACCTATATAGAACAGATTCAACTGGAAAAACTTGTAAATGAAGTTATG GCATTGCCAGATGATCTGAAGACAAAGCTAAGCCTCGATGAGGATATTGTATCAAGCCCCAAAGAAGCACTTTCGCGAGCCTCTGCTGAAAGAGCTTCCATGCGAAATAAGAATCTCAAAAG TGGAATGTCACATTCGTACTCAACTCAAAGGGACAAGAATATGTCCAAGCTTACTGAATTTTCTTCAAACAACCGAAGGTTTGGTGACAGGACCACAGAAGCTGCAACACTAGCAAATCAG GGAGTCATCACTCAACTTTCAGAGCAGATGTCCTCACTGAATGATCGAATGGATGAGTTTACGACCCGTATTGAAGAATTGAGCTCTAAATTAACAAGCAAGAGAAATTCTCCCAGCCAACAAAACATGGCTCTCCAAGCTGAAGCCTGCAATGGTTCTGGTCCCACATCTTACTTTATAACTGGTCTGGGCAATGGCTCCTTGACAGGATCCAAAATGTCCAATTCTTTATCTTCCTCTCAATTGGCAAATGAATTGCCTTTAATTGAAGAG ATATCTGGAATTGCACGAGGACAGCGGCAAGTTACACATCAACTGGACAATCTGAGCAATCTGATACGTGAGAGTATGGGGGAGAGGCATTGCCAAGTAAGATCAAACCGGAAAAGCATAATTCACGACAGCGAACCTATCAACGTTCCTTTCTTGCTAACGCTAGCGATTGGTGGTTTAGGAATTTATTTGTTGAGGGGTTTTCTAAACCGAAATTGA
- the LOC120001409 gene encoding inorganic pyrophosphatase TTM2-like isoform X2: MIQVELSMATLMNLHDLRTGKEVQVPIYDFKSSSRTGYRTLQVPSSRIVIIEGIYALSEKLRPLLDLRVSVTGGVHFDLVKRVLRDIQRAGQEPEEIIYQISETVYPMYKAFIEPDLETAHIKIRNKFNPFTGFQSPTYILKSARDVKPDQIKAILSEEGTETTEQTYDIYLLPPGEDPESCQSYLRMRNKDGKYSLMFEEWVTDSPFVISPRITFEVSVRLLGGLMALGYTIATILKRSSHVFSDERVCVKIDWLEQLKRQYIQVQGKDRLVVQYIAEQLGLEGSYIPRTYIEQIQLEKLVNEVMALPDDLKTKLSLDEDIVSSPKEALSRASAERASMRNKNLKSGMSHSYSTQRDKNMSKLTEFSSNNRRFGDRTTEAATLANQGVITQLSEQMSSLNDRMDEFTTRIEELSSKLTSKRNSPSQQNMALQAEACNGSGPTSYFITGLGNGSLTGSKMSNSLSSSQLANELPLIEEISGIARGQRQVTHQLDNLSNLIRESMGERHCQVRSNRKSIIHDSEPINVPFLLTLAIGGLGIYLLRGFLNRN, encoded by the exons ATGATTCAAGTCGAGTTGTCGATGGCAACTTTGATG AATCTCCATGATTTAAGGACAGGAAAAGAAGTCCAGGTTCCGATCTATGATTTCAAGTCGAGCTCCCGTACTGGCTACAG GACTCTTCAGGTTCCAAGCTCTCGTATAGTAATAATTGAGGGCATCTATGCCTTGAGCGAAAAGTTGCGACCTTTGCTGGACCTTCGAGTATCTGTCACAGGCGGAGTTCATTTTGATCTTGTCAAACGAGTCCTACGGGACATACAACGTGCTGGTCAAGAACCAGAAGAAATAATTTATCAAATATCTGAAACG GTATATCCAATGTACAAGGCCTTCATTGAGCCAGATCTGGAGACAGCTCATATTAAAATTAGAAACAAGTTCAATCCATTCACTGGATTCCAGAGCCCAACTTACATCTTAAAG TCAGCAAGAGATGTAAAACCTGATCAAATCAAGGCTATTTTGTCTGAAGAAGGTACAGAAACAACAGAACAGACTTATGACATATATCTTTTGCCACCTGGTGAAGATCCAGAATCTTGTCAATCATATCTAAGGATGCGAAATAAAGATGGAAAATACAGTCTCATGTTTGAG GAATGGGTAACAGATAGTCCATTTGTCATATCACCAAGGATCACATTTGAAGTAAGTGTGCGTCTACTTGGTGGGCTAATGGCATTAGGATATACAATAGCAACGATCCTGAAAAGGAGCTCTCATGTATTCTCTGATGAAAGGGTGTGTGTGAAAATTGATTGGCTTGAGCAACTAAAGCGTCAGTATATTCAG GTGCAAGGGAAAGATCGTTTAGTTGTACAATATATTGCGGAGCAGCTAGGTTTGGAGGGCTCATACATTCCCCGTACCTATATAGAACAGATTCAACTGGAAAAACTTGTAAATGAAGTTATG GCATTGCCAGATGATCTGAAGACAAAGCTAAGCCTCGATGAGGATATTGTATCAAGCCCCAAAGAAGCACTTTCGCGAGCCTCTGCTGAAAGAGCTTCCATGCGAAATAAGAATCTCAAAAG TGGAATGTCACATTCGTACTCAACTCAAAGGGACAAGAATATGTCCAAGCTTACTGAATTTTCTTCAAACAACCGAAGGTTTGGTGACAGGACCACAGAAGCTGCAACACTAGCAAATCAG GGAGTCATCACTCAACTTTCAGAGCAGATGTCCTCACTGAATGATCGAATGGATGAGTTTACGACCCGTATTGAAGAATTGAGCTCTAAATTAACAAGCAAGAGAAATTCTCCCAGCCAACAAAACATGGCTCTCCAAGCTGAAGCCTGCAATGGTTCTGGTCCCACATCTTACTTTATAACTGGTCTGGGCAATGGCTCCTTGACAGGATCCAAAATGTCCAATTCTTTATCTTCCTCTCAATTGGCAAATGAATTGCCTTTAATTGAAGAG ATATCTGGAATTGCACGAGGACAGCGGCAAGTTACACATCAACTGGACAATCTGAGCAATCTGATACGTGAGAGTATGGGGGAGAGGCATTGCCAAGTAAGATCAAACCGGAAAAGCATAATTCACGACAGCGAACCTATCAACGTTCCTTTCTTGCTAACGCTAGCGATTGGTGGTTTAGGAATTTATTTGTTGAGGGGTTTTCTAAACCGAAATTGA
- the LOC120002899 gene encoding peroxidase 11: MAQPILQFLLMLVIVCICCTSLGASNPPLTMDYYASTCPTVFEVIRKELECAVLSDPRNAALMVRLHFHDCFVQGCDGSVLLDDTFTLKGEKKDSNNINSLKGYKLIDRIKNKVESDCPGIVSCADILTIAARDAVILVGGPYWDVPLGRKDSKTASSELAASNLPTANEGLLSIISKFIYQGLSVTDMVALSGAHTIGMARCENFRARIYGDFETTTGINPMSESYASNLRSMCPPIRGGDNNVSAMDNVTPNLFDNSYFHVLLKGEGILNSDQELYSSILGLETKELVKKYAHDPVGFFEQFSESMVKLGNITDPDTFATGEVRKNCRFVNT; encoded by the exons ATGGCACAACCCATTTTGCAGTTTCTGCTTATGCTAGTTATTGTCTGCATCTGCTGCACCAGCTTGGGTGCAAGTAACCCTCCATTAACAATGGATTACTATGCATCTACGTGTCCGACTGTTTTCGAAGTTATCAGGAAAGAACTTGAATGTGCTGTGCTCTCTGATCCGCGAAATGCTGCCTTGATGGTTCGACTGCATTTCCATGACTGTTTTGTTCAG GGTTGTGATGGGTCAGTTCTGCTTGATGACACATTCACCttgaaaggagagaaaaaggaTTCCAACAACATAAACTCCCTGAAGGGTTACAAGCTTATTGACAGAATAAAGAACAAGGTCGAATCAGATTGCCCCGGAATCGTATCCTGTGCAGATATCCTCACAATTGCTGCAAGAGATGCTGTGATTCTG GTTGGTGGACCTTATTGGGATGTCCCTCTAGGAAGAAAGGATTCTAAAACCGCAAGCTCCGAGCTCGCTGCTTCTAATCTTCCAACTGCAAATGAAGGCTTGCTCTCTATTATATCCAAGTTTATCTACCAAGGCCTCTCTGTCACTGACATGGTTGCTCTCTCAG GAGCTCACACCATTGGCATGGCGCGATGTGAGAACTTTCGAGCAAGGATTTACGGGGACTTTGAAACGACTACAGGGATAAATCCCATGTCTGAGTCATATGCCAGCAACCTGAGGTCAATGTGTCCACCGATTCGCGGAGGAGACAATAATGTATCAGCTATGGACAATGTCACACCTAACCTTTTCGACAACAGCTACTTCCATGTACTGTTGAAAGGTGAAGGAATTCTGAATTCAGACCAGGAGTTGTACTCAAGCATCCTTGGACTCGAAACGAAGGAGCTTGTTAAGAAATATGCTCATGATCCAGTTGGTTTCTTCGAGCAATTCTCGGAATCGATGGTCAAACTGGGGAATATAACTGATCCTGATACGTTTGCTACTGGGGAAGTTAGGAAGAATTGCAGATTTGTTAACACATAA
- the LOC120002738 gene encoding uncharacterized protein LOC120002738, with protein sequence MEKILIQASDLRKEGRKPRFDHLRRVVLDSRGKYSEEDDAVDGFEFAEHTGSGGGRVFSDDWFGYLRFRRFHSLHRCFHPKRQGRFLIPIFPEELHRVEFGNAVSETSNK encoded by the exons ATGGAGAAAATCCTAATTCAAGCATCAGATTTAAGAAAGGAAGGTAGAAAACCCAGATTTGACCATCTTAGGAGAGTAGTGTTAGATAGTAGAGGTAAATATAGTGAAGAAGATGATGCTGTTGATGGGTTTGAGTTTGCAGAGCATACTGGATCTGGTGGTGGCAGGGTTTTCTCTGATGATTGGTTTGGGTATCTTCGCTTTCGTCGCTTCCATTCTTTGCACCGCTGCTTTCATCCAAAACGCCAAGGACGTTTCTTGATCCCAATTTTTCCAG AGGAGCTTCACCGAGTGGAGTTCGGAAATGCTGTTTCTGAGACTAGCAATAAATAA